The following nucleotide sequence is from Acinonyx jubatus isolate Ajub_Pintada_27869175 chromosome E3, VMU_Ajub_asm_v1.0, whole genome shotgun sequence.
TGTCAGAGCTTGGGCAAACTATAGTTCTCAGAGAGCCGGGTACTTAGCAGCTCCCATAGCAGCTCCCTTAGCAGCAGGACTGGGGAACAGGGACTTTTCTAAATGACATATGGAAAGCTTAGAAGATATCTTTAATAATCCCCTACACAGGCTATCTTTAATAATCCCTTATGCCTGAACTTTAGttctctgccccctaccccaaGCCCAGGGCACTACACATGCTTCTAAGTGAGGGCTTCTTTAGTCCAACCTTGCATCAGAGACATCAAGGGAAATATAGTACATAGAAAAGCAGCAGACAGAGGAGCAAAAAGGAATGGCTGAGAAAGGCCAGTAACGGCCCTCACCCCTAGCTCTGGATCTGCTATCTGGATCAGATCTGGATCTCCCTGAATCTCCAGTGTGTGCAGTCAGGTACTTGGATAGGGGCTCCCTGGGAATGGAGGGCTTCTGAGCATGTTTCTCAACGTGGGGGTGATTTTGTCCTCAGGGAAcattggttgtcacaactggggggaGCTttgttactggcatctagtgggtggaggccagggatgctgctaaacgtCCTGCAATGTGCAGGACAGCCCCTCACTCCAAATAATTAtttggccccaaatgtcaacagtggcAGGTTGAGAAATCCTGGTTTAGAGGAGGGAAAACTCCAGGTTTGGGGAGTGGAGGAGATGACCGGGGTAGGATTTGGAAGAGAGTTTGAATACGGAGGCTGACTTGGCAGGGATGCTAGTAACGGGGGCTCCGGGTGGGACGTCTATCAGAGGGTGGAGCTGGAGGCTTGCAGACCTCCTAGATGGATGGCATGTTTGAATCTAACAGGCTCTTCTAGAGAAAGGGGCCCTGGCAGGTTGGCTAGGAATGCCGAGGCAACTCTATGGAACAGGAGGGATCCCAGAATAATAAGGCACAGGATAGAGGCAAAGAGAACTGAGGTTCTGGGGAGGTGTACAGTTAAGAATGGCAGCTCTCTTCCAGGGCCGGACCCCAGAGCCCTGCTCTCGTAGACGAGGACTAAGCCTGCGACAGATGCGTCTCCACACGCCCTCAGCGTCGCACACTTCACGGAAGTAGTGGCAGGTCTGGCCCAGAGCGACTACATCTCTGACTGGGAGGAATGAGATGATATGCTCcacctggggggtgggcaggagggaggaagcaggaatCATCAAGGGGGCTCCTCATCACTCTGGTCCCCTGCCCTTTATTCTGGAATCCCTCCCCATGGATGACTCACCAGCTCTGGGGGGAACAGCTGAACAGAAATAGggttccctctgcccttcttctcttcacccccaggctctgggccacaTGAAGGGCAGCTCCGCTTCACCTACccaaggagaagggagagcaCAGGGATTCCATGAGAGTCAggcctccttttctcccttctgtcaGCCTTTCATTAGCTTCTTTCTTAGGGGCTCATGGCTCTGTGCCCTCAAATCTTCCTATCTTTCTCTTTAGGTCCATGGGACACCCCTCCCTGTCTGCTGTGTTTCTGGGTTCACCAGCTCCAAAGaacccctcccctgatctcttgCTGCCATCTTCTTGTCCTTCCCTTgcctcaccctcccaccccctcaccctgAGCCCCTCCTCCTGTCTGCACAGCCCGGTGAATTTTTGCAGCCTTCTTCTTCGGCTTCTCCTCACCATCTTGACTGccccgtctctgcccctgccctcatcCTCCGGGCCCCCTGACTCCCCCGTAGTCAGCTCCCTGGCCCCCGTTTCTGCTGCCTTTCCCACACCATGTCCCCCGCCTGGGCTTGGGGGACCTCTGGGGCCCCTCAGCCTTCTAGGCCCCTCCCCCATGGAGTCTGGGAAGACAAACCTCTCTGTGACCTCACTGTCCAGCCACTGTGACCTATTTTCCCCAACCCCGCCAGGATTTTCTTAGACAGTTCCTGGGTTCTAGCTTGGCTCTAGCCACCCAGTGGCTCATGGGATATGCATGAGCCCCTCCTCCaggagaaagaaagtgtgaaTGACTGCTAGATGAGGCCTTTACTTTTGGAGCACAGTTGTGAGGTTCCTCCCCTTGAGGCCCTTTAGCACTCTGCTCTGTAGAGAAACACTGGTGAATTCTTCATATCTCACCAGGCCAGGGCCTCCAGGGGATTTGTATAAACTCCGTAAGAGGATAACAGTATAAACTACCTAAGAATATAaactaaccccccccccaaaaaaaaagtataaaaaatatgaaCTGTTTGACAGGTGAGGAGGAAAGATGACCCTGCTACACTCGCTTAGAGGGAAGCATGCACTAGATGAAAGTGGGAATAATTCAGCACCGACTCTTTAGTCTTACAAAAACACATCCAAAAGCAGATTTCCTGGGACAGTAACGTCAATGCATGTATGAAGGACAACCTATTAAGGTGGAAGAAAGGGATAGAATTACTCTGAAAGCATAGGGTATCTCCCAGGGTCTAACCTTTTAACTTAGTCTTATGGGGAGAGAGGGCCGCCATATAGGAGAAACAGCTGGAGTTCAGGGTATGTCTGTCCAGGTAGGGGCAAAGGATCTACACCAATAAACCAAAGGGAGTAACCAGCTCTTCCAGGAACGCAAAGGAATCCAATCCTGGACATCCAGCCCTCAGTTGCCTAGTATTACAGACTTTCCTTTACTGCGCCAGCTATCAGTCAACCACCCAAACTCCCTTACTCATGGTGACTAGTAAACAACTAGTTTGAGACACTGCGGATGGAACTTTAAGGATTCAATACATGTTTAGGAAATCTCAACCTCTGAGATGTGATTCACAAGAACCTTTAGTTGTTTGTGATCAGGCAACTATTAACGTGGTAAATGGACTATGTTAATGTGTTAGGTCCTTTTGCCACCTAAAAGGACGTTAAGATCCCTCAGCACACAGAAAAAGGATCCTCAGCTTCCTCTTGGGTCTGGGTCCCCACTATTTCAGCTCAGGAAGCAAAGGAGACGGTGCGAATAGAAAAAGCCCACGTAGAAGTCGCTGGGAAACCGGGCTTCTGCTCTAGCCAACTCCTCAACTTCCctccgcctcagtttcctcatttgttaaaacGGCGGGCTTCTTCCGAATGAGATGGTCCCTTATGGACTAACTCCCCTCCCCCGTCTCAGGTCCTGTCATCACAGTTCCCGCCGGGGCGCGCTCCTCGAGGTAGGCTGGCCAGCCGGGCGGTAGTTCTGGAAGCTGTCCCGGTCTCCGGTAACCCTCCCTTCAGGAGCTGCCTTGGGCATCTCCAGTCTCTGGGAAGCCCCCCGCCCGCCAGAGCTCCGGAGACCGCCGCAGGTCCTCAGACTCCGCAGCCGGAAAGGCCTCCACGGTCCCTTCAGTTGCAacgaccccctccctccccgctggTCTCAGGCTTCGCCTTGCACCTCACCCCCCTCCTTCACGCCCTCAAAGCAGGCTCGCTCCCTAACATTTGCAGCTCGCACTCGCCTCTCCAGACCCTGCACTGTTCCCAACCCGCCCGAACGGCAGCGCTCACGTTCTTTAACCTCCGTCTCAAAGATCTAGCTCACCCGCCTCCTGCTAGGCGAAGGGACCGCCTTCTCGCCCATGCTATTGGTAGGTACAGCCGTCCCTCAGAGAAGAGGCCGGGCCGGTTCCCTCCGGAAGATTTAATTGGCCTTCTTGACAGTCACTCGCCTGTATCCGGCTTGCGATTGGTCtccgttggaaaaaaaaaaacccgagaCCCGGCTTGAGGTCTCGGCCTCTATCCCTTCTAGTTGAGCACCGGCGTCCCCGTCTCCTGGTTAGACCTGATTGGCTCCATCTCCAGCCCTAAGCATTGCGATTGGACGCGGCTGCGCGGGGCGGGCCGGCCTGGAGCGCCGGCCGTTGGCGAGCGCTCTATTCTAGCCCCCTCCCTTCTGTCGCCTCACTCCTGCGCTATAGTCTCCACCCCCCGGCGGGTTCTGATTAGCCACTTGCAACGCGTCTTCGGATCGCGATTGGTCCGCCGTGTCCCTGAGCGCGTTTCCTCCCCCTTGAAGCGACTACGGCGGCtccaaggagggggaggggggaggagggacggCCGGTCCCGTCAGTCAGGCAGCGGGAGCCGCCGAGAGCGGATGGCGGCGGCGGTAGCGGCCCCACTCGCCGCCGGGGGTGAGGAGGCGGCGGCCACGACCTCCGTTCCGGGGTCTCCGGGTCTGCCCGGGAGCCGCAGTGCAGAGCGGGCCCTAGAGGAGGCCGTGGCCACCGGGACCCTGAACCTGTCCAACCGACGCTTGAAGTACTTCCCCCGGGGCGCGGCCCGCAGCTACGACCTGTCAGACATCACCCAGGCTGGTGAGTGCACTCGGCCTAGTCCCGGGCTGGGACCCTCATTTGCATAGCCCCGCCCCTAGCTTGTTTCACACCGGTCTCGGGAGTCTGGCCCGCCCCTTCACCTGACCGTCGAGCTTCTTGACCCTGACTATTTGCATAAGCCTGCtaactccccctccccactttgaGAACTCCTGGACAATGAACCCATTTCTCCTTTGCACCGAACGTCCGGCGCCCTGACCGAGTGTTGTGAGAGTTCCCCGTCTTCTGCTtctctttatttgcctttctgcgCACCTGTAGAATGGTCCCGCCCCtcacctggttggctcatttgCATGACCTCTTCAACCTCAGTTCTGATCGTTCCTTAAAGCAGCCCCCAAGAGCCCCTCTAAtgactcctttctctttctccacttcgTCTCCAACTCTTTCCCGGTTCCACCTAGATCCGAGCAGCCGTAGGCCTCCCTCTTCCTTAGGATTCGCCCCTAACAACCTGGTGCTTCTGTTTGCTTATCGTCCCGCCCCCTGGCCCTCTCCACTGTTCACCCAGCAAGCCTATGGGAAAGAAGCAAATCTTACACCTCCCCTAACTCTTTTCTCCGCGAGCTCTTCCACCTATTATCCCTGACCCCCTTATCTGAGACTCCCCCTCCTTCTTGCGTGTGTGAGGTCACAATGGAGCCTGTGACCTCATAGGGACCTTAGAATTCCCATTTCAGTGTCTGCTTTCCCTAGGAGGGGAGGGAGTTGAGGCAGTTgctgaaaggaaggaaatcttatCTCCTGGCATGGAGTTCTGGGAAGCTAGAGACTGTCCCACTGTCCTTCCACTCCTCCACCCCACAGATCGCTCTAATCATGTCCCTCCTCCCTGGTGTCTCTTGatggtggggtgtgggggacTCTACCATGACAGGTGAGTCAGGCTTCAGCTGCTCAGGAGGCAACAACCTATGACCTTGGGCTGGCAGCTGGGGGGTGGAGATTGGGAGTGGGCCAGAGGACCGCATTCCCGAAGCCCCACCCCAGCCTAGCCCAGGGGTGGGACTTGGGGTTGGCTGAGTGTCCTCCTGAAAACACTGCTCAGGGACTGAATGCATTTCTCCTCTAGCAGGTGCTTGTTCACCTGCAAACACCCAAGTGGACACAGACACTCTCTTTCCTCCACTGTTCTGGGGAGAACCAGTTTAAACCTCTCCACTTTTCTTGGGTTGCTGGGGAAACTTACTTGCCCACCATGCAGCAAGTGAGTTCAGGGAATGGGTGAGCCCCAAGAgccattcctctccctctccttctcccccagccGCCTAACCCCCAAGCTCCAGATTGACCTCAGCAGCTGTGTGACACTCGCCGTctgttccctttcccctcccccttgcttgTTTTTTGACAAAGACCAAATGTTACTCTTTACTTCCTTAGGGCTCTGTCTCTGTGAGTGGACTCCTGGGGAAAACTACCAAGAACTCCCTGGCCCCTCCCAGCTCCtaccccctccccgcctcctcccccagcaTTCCGGCTCAGGGTGCAGGCAGTTAGTTCTCCTGAGTGAGCTTGTGTGACGAAGTGGGAAAATCCCAGCTTACTGAGGACCTCTCCCTGTCCTGCTCTCCACGCAGAAATCCTAAGTCCTTTCTGGGCTCAGGTTGTAGGCCAGGTGGAATCTGTCTTGTCCAAAATGTTCTCTGACCCTGCTCCCCAAGCAGAAGGCTTATAGTTTGGGGTGGAAAGGGGAAGTAACAGTTGGGGTTGCCCATACCCTGCCCTCCATACCTCCTTGCCCTCCAACCCAGACTAAACACTTCAACACTCCGCCAGATTATCCTGAGCCCTCTGCTGCTTTCCCAGCTCTTTCTGCCCCGCTGTTTTCTCTGCATATTTCCTGTGGCACAGGTCTCCAATATCCCTCGGACTCTGTTCCTTGGGGCCCCCGAAAGTAGGGTGAACCCTGAGATGGCGGGGAGGGGCCGCCCTCACAAAGGAGAAGTGCAGCTCATTCTCTCACAGACCACATCCTGTGCCTCCTgtgccctgcctcctccagcctggGCCCCCTTCCACCCCGAGCTTTTGCCCCTTTTGCCCCTGTCACCGCTCAGCCGGCTTGTCCTCTCCACCCCCTTCATCCATGGCACCCGcgcttgcacacacatgcatttgGGGATGCAGGGAGAGCAGGCAGGTGGAAGGTGAGCGGAGGAGGCCTGCATCTGGCCCTCTCACCCTCTCCAGAACTTGGGTCTTCTCCCTTGACAGGTCTTCTCTCTGTGCTCCGGGActgtgagcagagagggagaaagaaggatcCCTGGTGCCCCAGGCTGTTACTAGCCTGGTACACATAGGGCCCACCAGAGAGAGAACCCGACAGCTTGTTTCTACTCCATTTCCTGTCGTGAGACTCGTTTCCTTGGGGGATATACCCCAGCTTCCCTCCCAATGGCTTTCGCTCACCCCTTCCTGGGGAGGGCTGTCTAAAAAGCTCACCCAAGTTCTGTTGCCAGAGACATCCCACAGCAGGCCTTGGGCCCCTCCCAGTACAGGCgaggagaggaagcagaaatCCAGTCTTGCTTGCAGGGCTCTCAGCAATTACCGTCCCCAGACTGGCGGAAACCCCGTGCCTGACTCCTTTCATTGGAGTAGCAAGCGACCCCTTGAGAATAAGGGGTGGTGAGAGGTTttatcctctcttcctccctctctgcccctcacccacaccAAGATCCTGCAAAAGAGCCGAGTGCCTGAAGTCTGGGTCAGTAAGAGAGGAAGTAGAGCGGGGCTGGTGGGGCTGGAAGAAGGTGGGAAGGAGGCCAGTCCTGAGCACAGTGTATCCTGATGGGAGGGACCCGAGGACTCTAGCTCCCACCTCCAGGTTGATCAGCTTGCCCTCCCTTCCTGGTCCCTGGGAGTCTGTTACTTCACAGACTCTTGGACCTGGCTTGCTGATCCCAGGGGCTGATGAAGCGCCGTTGTCCAGTATGTCAGGAGCCTTATTTAATCTCTAGAGCCAGACTCTAATGGCCCTTGGTTTCTCCCCTGTGTTGAAAAGAGGTTGAGTTTGGGGGAAAGGCCCCTGAGGAGGGATGAGCTTTCTCAGTGGTCTCCTCCAGAGGTTGACAATATTCTTATCTCGAGCCTCCCACTCTATTACCTTGCTATTTTCTCTGGAGCACCAGCCCTTCTCCATAGAACAACAGGAATCACAAGAGTTCTAGAAGCCAGTTACCCTTTCCAGGATAGCCCTTCATTTGTGTACTTGAAGGCGGTGTTCATGTTTTGCTCTCCCAAGTCTGGGGTTCTCCAGCCCAGTGACCCTGTGGCCTTTGCCTTTCATTTGCTGTTCTGGTAATGTGCTTGCAACATGCTCAAGTTTTGCAGAAAGCTTTGTTGTCTCCAGGGAGCCCAggtttataggtctgattcttcAGGTCCGAAGGGGAGGCAGACTTCTGGGCAGCTGGCTCTGGGAGAGTTCACGGTCCTTTTGTCCAGGGCTGGGTCTTTCCACAGCTCTCCTCTGATACTTGCTTCCCCTAGACCTCTCCCGGAACCGGTTCCCCGAGGTGCCGGAGGCGGCATGCCAGCTGGTGTCCCTGGAGGGCCTGAGCCTCTATCACAATTGCCTGAGATGCCTGAACCCAGCCTTGGGGAATCTCACGGCCCTTACCTACCTCAACCTCAGGTAGGAAGgcgtggctggggagggggtgcagggtggggagcTTATTCTTCTCAGCCCCAAGTCCCAGTGCACAGTACCCCGAGTCCCCCTCCTGGTGACCCTGAAAAGAGGGCAACCCTGGGATGCCATGCCTGGGGAGTGAGCCCACTGCCTTTCTCCCCTCCACAGCCGAAACCAGCTGTCATCGCTGCCACCCTACATCTGCCAGCTGCCCCTCCGGGTGCTCATTGTCAGCAACAACAAACTGGGAGCCCTGCCTCCCGACATCAGCGCCTTGGGAAGCCTGCGGCAGCTTGTGAGCATAGGGAGCAGGGCAAGGAGAGGGGCTGTCGAGCCAGGCACCTTTGGGGGaagctggggagaggtggggaccaCCTGGAGGTGGCCAGAGACAGGAGGCAGTTTCTGAtgctcttgtttgtttgttttttctttttaatgtttatttatttattatgagagagagagagagagagagtcgggcagagggagagcgggagagaattgcaagcagtcagcgctgtcagcgcagagcctgacgcagggctcgatctcatgaactgtgcgatcatgacctgagccgaaatcaagagtcagccacttagctgactgaaccagcAGGTGCCCCTGATGCTCCTGGTCTTAGGGCTCCTGCCCTGCTTCTTTCCTCATTGCAGGATGTGAGCGGCAATGAGTTGCAGTCCCTTCCCACAGAGCTGTGTAGCCTCCCTTCCCTGCGGGACCTCAGTGTTCGGAGAAACCAGCTCAGCACCCTCCCTGATGGTAAGGAGAAtgaggagctgggggggggggggggcgtgcggagagaaagagtgtgtgtgtgttgtttacaTTGGAGAAGTCGCAGACAAAGACTCTTCACAGAACATCGATGCCTTCGTTGCCTAGGGTTTTGCAGTgtgtaaaacaaatgaaagagagagtgagcagggaggggcagagagaaagggagagaaggagaatcccaagcaggctccgcactgccagcgtggagcccgatgcggggcttgaactcacgaaccatgagatcatgacctgaaccgaaatcaggagtcagacacttaaccatctgagccctCCAAGTACCCCCTAACTTACTTGTTCTTAACCAGCAACCCTCTGAGGCTGGCAGGCATGGGTTATTAGCTCTATTTCACAAATGTGGAACAAGGCACAGAagggagagtgagtgagtgtgttgGTACCCTGTAGAATCCCAGGATTGGAAGGGGCCTTCAGCATCACCCGGTGTCCTCATTCACCCAGTGGGAGCTCTCAAGTCGGATGATGTCCTGTACTTCCTCCCCGGAGATTGAGTCAGTGGAGCCACGTGCCAGAGCCCAAGCAGCCCCATTTTAACGAGCTAGCTGTGATCCACCCCAACCTTTGATAGCCTTTGTTCCAAAGCAAGCACCCCTGCCCTTAGCCAGCCAGCATTGTCGTGTGTTTCCTGTGTTTTAGGTGGGCGTCAGGTAGATGTGTGTGATGTCACTCAGATCTGGGGCCAACTGTTAAACTGTATTGGCTTCATGGGGAGAGAAGTGGAAGAAAGTGCTAGAACAGGACTCTTAAAGAGCTGCAGGAGCTGGAGGGAAGGCACGTGGCTCTGCTCAGGGAGTTTGAGGAAGACTTTGCCCCAGAGGCATGGCAGGAGCCGACCTGTGAAGGAAagttctccttccttctgcatcCCAGGCAAAGCATCCTGGGGCAAAGCatgtgggtgggagggagcacaGTCTGGCAGGATGTGGTGAGAAAGGCAAGCCATGGCCAGGCGAGAAGGACCTGAGCTTTGCTCATCTTGTTCTTAAAGAACAAGGGAGGGAGTCAGCTGGTCACCCATTTTCTCTGAGCTCCCCTTACTCCTACACTggctctctttccttctgagtCAGTAGCAGTGTAAACAAGCATTTGATCAGGATGCTCTCTGGGCCATAAAAAAGACCCTAGCAAAAtgctctggggacacagaggaaggagcagggaatTCTAACCGAAGTGTCTGGAAAGATTTTGTGGAGCAGGCAACACTTGAGCTGAACCTTGAAAGATGGACACAAAAATGACATTGTCCCAGCTGAGCAAACAGCAGGTGGAAAGGTGCAGAAGCCGAGGGGCTGGAGGATTGTTTGATGTGGTGTAAGGGTGGGCAGTGAGATGGGAAATGTGGGCTGAGCCAGATCATGAACACCTTGACCGTGCTGGGCCAGGGAGTGGTGATttttattctgtgtctctggctacCACTAATCCAACTGTGCGTgtttgagaaatagaaaaaggcaCCCTTTCCTGTGGGTGGGCACAGCCTTGCCTGGGACCGAAAGGGCTTAGCTAGTGAAGTTCAGGTGGGATTGCAGTCCCTTCCTGCCTGGGTCCTTTGTGCAGGGCACAGGCCACTCACCCGTAGCAGTCTTGGCTGCAAGTCATGGAAGATTTTTGACCTGTGCAACGTCACAGTTTGGTTTGGGTCTGTGATGGTCACTTGGGGATGGAGCAACGGTTGAAGTGTGcagtgggcagggtggggaaaaggagagaagcacATAAGATGGATAGGAGCTAAGGGAGGGGGGCCTGGAGGGGGCCATATTTGACCAGGAAGGGAACCAGGTAGGTTGTTCCTGGGGAGTGCTCTCAGCCAGTCAGGGCATCCTGTGGTGGACCCCGGGGTGGCCAGCTGGccagagcagagggcagaggaggtGAGCACAAGACCCTCCCCCCCCTTGGGCAGGCTCCTGACTCTTTCCTCACCCACGCCCAGAGCTGGGGGATCTTCCTCTTGTCCGCCTGGATTTCTCCTGTAACCGTGTCTCCCGCATCCCGGTCTCCTTCTGCCGCCTCAGGCACCTGCAGGTCATTCTGCTGGACAGCAACCCCCTGCAAAGCCCACCTGCTCAGGTGAGGGGTGGGTTTGGGGTAGACCATGGAGACAGAGCTGAGAGTGGGTAGGCGTTGGGAAGTGGTTCCCTTTAGCAGCCATTCGGGATCTGGGGgagcccccttcccttcccctaaccCCTACCTTGTGCCCCCTTATACCTAGATCTGCTTGAAGGGGAAGCTTCACATCTTTAAGTACTTGTCAACAGAGGCTGGGCGGCGTGGGGGGTCGGCATTGGGGGACCTGGCCCCTTCCCGCCCCCCGAGTTTCAGTCCCTGGTAAGTTCTAAGTGGGAAGAAAGGACGCTCCTGGATACTTGCTGCCCCTTCCTGGCCGCATGGACTCCACGGGTGTTGGTGGGAAGATGAGAGGGGTCACTGCCTGATATCGGACTGACTAGCTCTCCCTGGCTGGCACTAGCCCTGCTGAGGACTTATTTCCGGGACGTCGGTACGATGGTGGGCTAGACTCAGGCTTCCACAGTGTTGACAGCGGCAGCAAGAGGTGGTCTGGAAATGAGGTAAGAGCCTCTTTTCTGAGGGACGTTGGGGGTCTGCGCCCCCGGGGAGAACCTCCTGAGCCAGGACCCTTTGCTTGGTGCCTCTGAATATCAGAGTGACAGTTGGTGGCTGGAGTGGTCTTCTTCCCTTGCCCAAGTTTCCAAGGAAGGGCTGGCTTAGCCGCAGACCCCAAGGGCCTGAACCCCATGAGCCCCCAGCATTGCTGAGCAGCTGACTCCCGTTTttgcatttcttcatttaaagTCAACGGATGAATTTTCGGAGTTGTCCTTCCGAATCTCAGAGCTGGCCCGGGAGCCTCGAGGGCCCAGGGAGCGGAGGGAGGATGGCTCTGGTGAGTGATGGGGTCGGGATAAGGGGACTGGGGTAATGGACAGGTCCCCGAAGGCTCCCCCCTGCTTGCTGACGTGCCCTGGCCTTTCCAGCTGACGGAGACCCTGAGCAGATTGACTTCATTGACAGCCACGTGCCTGGGGAGGACGAGGAGCGAGGTGCTGCTGAGGTGAGGGTCCG
It contains:
- the LRCH4 gene encoding leucine-rich repeat and calponin homology domain-containing protein 4 isoform X1 produces the protein MAAAVAAPLAAGGEEAAATTSVPGSPGLPGSRSAERALEEAVATGTLNLSNRRLKYFPRGAARSYDLSDITQADLSRNRFPEVPEAACQLVSLEGLSLYHNCLRCLNPALGNLTALTYLNLSRNQLSSLPPYICQLPLRVLIVSNNKLGALPPDISALGSLRQLDVSGNELQSLPTELCSLPSLRDLSVRRNQLSTLPDELGDLPLVRLDFSCNRVSRIPVSFCRLRHLQVILLDSNPLQSPPAQICLKGKLHIFKYLSTEAGRRGGSALGDLAPSRPPSFSPCPAEDLFPGRRYDGGLDSGFHSVDSGSKRWSGNESTDEFSELSFRISELAREPRGPRERREDGSADGDPEQIDFIDSHVPGEDEERGAAEEPRPPELSPVAGDGEKAPNSRREEPAGEERRRPDTLQLWQERERRQQQQQQHSGAWGVPRKDRSAACTADPTSPLLSSFVKLGVRAAGGGPAASSTQATYNGMPKSSATQLGASGGQGAPPAPAPTPASQEPLPAAGPATVPAPRPLGSIQRPNSFLFRSSSQSGSGPSSPDSAVRPRRPPQLLDEKELMAQLRQVMESRLQRPLPEDLAEALANGVILCQLANQLRPRSVPFIHVPSPAVPKLSALKSRKNVESFLEACRKIGVPEADLCSPSDLLQGTAQGLWTTLEAVKRVGGRAPPPLWPPSGLGGFIFFYVVLMLLLYVVYTRLLGS
- the LRCH4 gene encoding leucine-rich repeat and calponin homology domain-containing protein 4 isoform X2, yielding MAAAVAAPLAAGGEEAAATTSVPGSPGLPGSRSAERALEEAVATGTLNLSNRRLKYFPRGAARSYDLSDITQADLSRNRFPEVPEAACQLVSLEGLSLYHNCLRCLNPALGNLTALTYLNLSRNQLSSLPPYICQLPLRVLIVSNNKLGALPPDISALGSLRQLDVSGNELQSLPTELCSLPSLRDLSVRRNQLSTLPDELGDLPLVRLDFSCNRVSRIPVSFCRLRHLQVILLDSNPLQSPPAQICLKGKLHIFKYLSTEAGRRGGSALGDLAPSRPPSFSPCPAEDLFPGRRYDGGLDSGFHSVDSGSKRWSGNESTDEFSELSFRISELAREPRGPRERREDGSADGDPEQIDFIDSHVPGEDEERGAAEEPRPPELSPVAGDGEKAPNSRREEPAGEERRRPDTLQLWQERERRQQQQQQHSGAWGVPRKDSFVKLGVRAAGGGPAASSTQATYNGMPKSSATQLGASGGQGAPPAPAPTPASQEPLPAAGPATVPAPRPLGSIQRPNSFLFRSSSQSGSGPSSPDSAVRPRRPPQLLDEKELMAQLRQVMESRLQRPLPEDLAEALANGVILCQLANQLRPRSVPFIHVPSPAVPKLSALKSRKNVESFLEACRKIGVPEADLCSPSDLLQGTAQGLWTTLEAVKRVGGRAPPPLWPPSGLGGFIFFYVVLMLLLYVVYTRLLGS
- the LRCH4 gene encoding leucine-rich repeat and calponin homology domain-containing protein 4 isoform X4; this encodes MAAAVAAPLAAGGEEAAATTSVPGSPGLPGSRSAERALEEAVATGTLNLSNRRLKYFPRGAARSYDLSDITQADLSRNRFPEVPEAACQLVSLEGLSLYHNCLRCLNPALGNLTALTYLNLSRNQLSSLPPYICQLPLRVLIVSNNKLGALPPDISALGSLRQLDVSGNELQSLPTELCSLPSLRDLSVRRNQLSTLPDELGDLPLVRLDFSCNRVSRIPVSFCRLRHLQVILLDSNPLQSPPAQICLKGKLHIFKYLSTEAGRRGGSALGDLAPSRPPSFSPCPAEDLFPGRRYDGGLDSGFHSVDSGSKRWSGNESTDEFSELSFRISELAREPRGPRERREDGSADGDPEQIDFIDSHVPGEDEERGAAEEPRPPELSPVAGDGEKAPNSRREEPAGEERRRPDTLQLWQERERRQQQQQQHSGAWGVPRKDRSAACTADPTSPLLSSFVKLGVRAAGGGPAASSTQATYNGMPKSSATQLGASGGQGAPPAPAPTPASQEPLPAAGPATVPAPRPLGSIQRPNSFLFRSSSQSGSGPSSPDSAVRPRRPPQLLDEKELMAQLRQVMESRLQRPLPEDLAEALANGVILCQLANQLRPRSVPFIHVPSPAVPKLSALKSRKNVESFLEACRKIGVPEESLCQPHHILEEEGAPGRGLPYIAAVVHALLERP
- the LRCH4 gene encoding leucine-rich repeat and calponin homology domain-containing protein 4 isoform X5, with product MAAAVAAPLAAGGEEAAATTSVPGSPGLPGSRSAERALEEAVATGTLNLSNRRLKYFPRGAARSYDLSDITQADLSRNRFPEVPEAACQLVSLEGLSLYHNCLRCLNPALGNLTALTYLNLSRNQLSSLPPYICQLPLRVLIVSNNKLGALPPDISALGSLRQLDVSGNELQSLPTELCSLPSLRDLSVRRNQLSTLPDELGDLPLVRLDFSCNRVSRIPVSFCRLRHLQVILLDSNPLQSPPAQICLKGKLHIFKYLSTEAGRRGGSALGDLAPSRPPSFSPCPAEDLFPGRRYDGGLDSGFHSVDSGSKRWSGNESTDEFSELSFRISELAREPRGPRERREDGSADGDPEQIDFIDSHVPGEDEERGAAEEPRPPELSPVAGDGEKAPNSRREEPAGEERRRPDTLQLWQERERRQQQQQQHSGAWGVPRKDSFVKLGVRAAGGGPAASSTQATYNGMPKSSATQLGASGGQGAPPAPAPTPASQEPLPAAGPATVPAPRPLGSIQRPNSFLFRSSSQSGSGPSSPDSAVRPRRPPQLLDEKELMAQLRQVMESRLQRPLPEDLAEALANGVILCQLANQLRPRSVPFIHVPSPAVPKLSALKSRKNVESFLEACRKIGVPEESLCQPHHILEEEGAPGRGLPYIAAVVHALLERP
- the LRCH4 gene encoding leucine-rich repeat and calponin homology domain-containing protein 4 isoform X3, which produces MAAAVAAPLAAGGEEAAATTSVPGSPGLPGSRSAERALEEAVATGTLNLSNRRLKYFPRGAARSYDLSDITQADLSRNRFPEVPEAACQLVSLEGLSLYHNCLRCLNPALGNLTALTYLNLSRNQLSSLPPYICQLPLRVLIVSNNKLGALPPDISALGSLRQLDVSGNELQSLPTELCSLPSLRDLSVRRNQLSTLPDELGDLPLVRLDFSCNRVSRIPVSFCRLRHLQVILLDSNPLQSPPAQICLKGKLHIFKYLSTEAGRRGGSALGDLAPSRPPSFSPCPAEDLFPGRRYDGGLDSGFHSVDSGSKRWSGNESTDEFSELSFRISELAREPRGPRERREDGSADGDPEQIDFIDSHVPGEDEERGAAEEPRPPELSPVAGDGEKAPNSRREEPAGEERRRPDTLQLWQERERRQQQQQQHSGAWGVPRKDRSAACTADPTSPLLSSFVKLGVRAAGGGPAASSTQATYNGMPKSSATQLGASGGQGAPPAPAPTPASQEPLPAAGPGPSSPDSAVRPRRPPQLLDEKELMAQLRQVMESRLQRPLPEDLAEALANGVILCQLANQLRPRSVPFIHVPSPAVPKLSALKSRKNVESFLEACRKIGVPEADLCSPSDLLQGTAQGLWTTLEAVKRVGGRAPPPLWPPSGLGGFIFFYVVLMLLLYVVYTRLLGS